From the Maioricimonas rarisocia genome, one window contains:
- a CDS encoding DEAD/DEAH box helicase, with the protein MLKSLESVGYESPTPIQAELIPRAVSGNDCIGQAHTGTGKTAAFVIPILERIDHDSNDLQALVLSPTRELSEQVANEARRLAVNHECNPALLVGGKPIRNQLNALQKGASIAIGTPGRVIDLIRRGALDLSKLRVVVLDEADRMLDIGFRPDIERILRSCPTERQTLLLSATLPPPVERLARRYMIDPEMFDLSQDSVATDAVAQYYCTVEQHKKFGLLVRLLVQERPQQAIVFCRTKRGADGIFRRLEPRLPGVAAIHGDLQQRVRDRVMKEFRAGETRLLIATDVVGRGIDVSSVSHIINYDVPEDCDDYVHRIGRTGRISSDRTGRAFTFVTPKEGNELTRIEMRVNLLLDHYQIDGFEAFQDRGPRPHVNDQVEEAPEQEEFYVA; encoded by the coding sequence ATGCTCAAGTCCCTCGAGTCTGTCGGGTACGAATCCCCGACCCCCATCCAGGCCGAACTGATCCCACGTGCCGTCAGCGGTAACGACTGCATCGGTCAGGCTCATACCGGGACGGGGAAGACGGCCGCGTTCGTCATTCCCATTCTCGAACGCATCGATCACGACAGCAACGATCTTCAGGCCCTGGTGCTTTCCCCGACTCGCGAACTGAGCGAGCAGGTGGCCAACGAAGCCCGTCGCCTCGCTGTCAATCACGAGTGCAATCCCGCACTGCTGGTCGGCGGCAAGCCGATTCGCAACCAGCTGAATGCCCTGCAGAAGGGTGCGAGCATCGCGATCGGAACCCCCGGCCGCGTCATCGACCTGATCCGGCGTGGGGCACTCGATCTGTCCAAGCTTCGGGTCGTCGTGCTCGACGAAGCTGACCGGATGCTCGACATCGGGTTCCGGCCGGATATCGAGCGGATTCTCCGCAGCTGCCCGACGGAACGACAGACGCTGCTGCTCTCGGCCACTTTGCCACCGCCGGTCGAGCGTCTGGCCCGCCGGTACATGATCGATCCGGAGATGTTCGACCTCTCTCAGGACAGCGTCGCGACGGATGCTGTGGCGCAGTATTACTGCACCGTCGAGCAGCACAAGAAGTTCGGCCTGCTGGTCCGCCTGCTGGTGCAGGAACGTCCGCAGCAGGCCATCGTCTTCTGCCGCACCAAGCGCGGTGCGGATGGCATCTTCCGCCGGCTCGAGCCGAGGTTGCCCGGTGTGGCCGCGATTCACGGCGATCTGCAGCAGCGGGTGCGTGACCGCGTGATGAAGGAATTCCGCGCCGGTGAGACTCGACTGCTGATTGCGACCGATGTGGTCGGAAGAGGCATCGACGTCAGCAGCGTTTCCCATATCATTAACTATGATGTGCCCGAGGACTGCGACGACTACGTGCACCGCATCGGTCGCACCGGTCGGATCTCCTCGGATCGCACCGGACGCGCCTTCACCTTCGTTACGCCGAAGGAAGGCAACGAACTGACTCGTATCGAAATGCGGGTCAACCTGTTGCTCGATCACTATCAGATTGACGGCTTCGAGGCGTTCCAGGACCGCGGTCCCCGACCTCACGTCAACGATCAGGTCGAGGAAGCACCGGAACAGGAAGAGTTCTACGTCGCCTGA
- a CDS encoding ATP-dependent DNA ligase → MRAFAGLYRRLDETTRTTEKVAAMCEYFRTVPAADAAWAVYFLSGRRPKRLLKARDMAAWCAEIAELPDWMFEECYEFVGDLAETMALLLPDADAASAEPLHVWVEEELLPLRGREPEEQRQRVQQAWRRMDRHERFVWNKLITGGFRVGVSQRLVTRALAETFDVPAAVIAHRLMGDWEPTPDFFASLTSQETGDVDLSRPYPFCLAHPHEREVDDLGDISDWLIEWKWDGIRAQLIRREGETFLWSRGEEMVLPRFPELDPAAALLPSGTVLDGEIVGWKEGAVLPFGQLQRRIGRKTVGKKLLRDVPAAFIAFDLLEDGGSDVRSRPLSWRRERLEQVLDDLAETHARSSVIDTPVPIFPSPLVEASTWEECRTVREESRDRNVEGLMLKRMDSGYATGRVTGVWWKWKVAPYTIDAVLIYAQRGHGRRAGLYSDYTFAVWDGETLVPFAKAYSGLTDEEMRRVDNFVRQNTLERFGPVRSVRAQLVFELAFEGIQRSTRHKSGIAVRFPRMARWRTDKKPEDADSLETIRALLPAEEGS, encoded by the coding sequence ATGAGGGCGTTTGCCGGCCTGTACCGGAGGCTCGACGAGACAACCCGGACGACAGAGAAGGTGGCGGCGATGTGCGAGTATTTTCGCACCGTCCCGGCAGCCGATGCGGCCTGGGCCGTCTACTTTCTGAGCGGTCGACGTCCGAAACGGCTGCTCAAGGCCCGCGACATGGCCGCCTGGTGTGCCGAGATCGCGGAGCTGCCCGACTGGATGTTCGAGGAGTGCTACGAGTTCGTCGGAGACCTGGCCGAAACGATGGCCCTGCTGTTGCCCGATGCCGACGCGGCATCGGCCGAGCCGCTGCACGTCTGGGTGGAAGAGGAACTGCTGCCTCTGCGTGGACGTGAACCGGAAGAGCAACGTCAGCGCGTGCAACAGGCGTGGCGGCGGATGGACCGGCACGAGCGGTTCGTGTGGAACAAGCTGATCACTGGCGGGTTCCGCGTCGGTGTCTCCCAGCGACTGGTCACTCGGGCACTGGCGGAGACGTTCGACGTGCCCGCGGCGGTGATCGCTCACCGACTCATGGGGGACTGGGAGCCGACGCCGGACTTCTTCGCGAGCCTCACGTCGCAGGAAACGGGCGATGTCGATCTCAGCCGTCCGTATCCGTTCTGCCTGGCGCATCCACACGAACGGGAGGTCGATGATCTCGGTGACATCTCCGACTGGTTGATCGAGTGGAAGTGGGACGGGATCCGGGCACAGCTCATCCGGCGAGAGGGAGAGACATTCCTCTGGTCCCGGGGCGAGGAGATGGTGTTGCCCCGGTTCCCCGAACTGGATCCGGCAGCCGCCCTGCTGCCATCCGGAACCGTTCTGGACGGTGAGATTGTTGGTTGGAAAGAGGGGGCAGTGCTTCCATTCGGGCAGCTGCAGCGCCGGATCGGTCGCAAGACGGTGGGCAAGAAGCTGCTCCGCGACGTGCCGGCTGCATTCATCGCGTTCGATCTGCTGGAAGACGGCGGCAGTGACGTGCGGAGCAGGCCCCTCTCCTGGCGTCGCGAACGACTGGAGCAGGTGCTGGATGATCTGGCGGAGACGCATGCCCGTTCCTCCGTCATTGATACGCCGGTCCCGATCTTCCCCTCGCCGCTGGTTGAAGCGTCAACCTGGGAGGAATGCCGGACCGTTCGCGAGGAGAGCCGCGATCGCAACGTTGAAGGTCTGATGCTCAAACGAATGGATTCCGGGTACGCGACCGGCCGCGTCACCGGCGTCTGGTGGAAATGGAAGGTGGCCCCTTACACCATCGATGCCGTGCTTATTTACGCCCAGCGGGGACACGGGCGCCGGGCGGGACTGTATTCCGACTACACCTTCGCGGTCTGGGACGGCGAGACGCTCGTTCCCTTCGCGAAAGCGTATTCGGGGCTGACGGATGAAGAGATGCGACGCGTCGACAACTTTGTGCGTCAGAACACGCTGGAGCGATTCGGACCGGTCCGCAGCGTTCGTGCCCAGCTGGTCTTCGAACTCGCCTTCGAGGGGATTCAACGCTCGACGCGGCATAAGTCGGGGATTGCCGTCCGGTTTCCCCGCATGGCACGTTGGCGCACGGACAAGAAGCCGGAAGACGCTGACTCGCTGGAGACGATCCGGGCCCTGCTGCCAGCGGAGGAGGGATCGTGA
- the arfB gene encoding alternative ribosome rescue aminoacyl-tRNA hydrolase ArfB — MSSPPTELIVNRRIRIPLSEFEFIYSRSSGPGGQNVNKLNTRVQLRWRVTETASLPEEVRARLIEQNSNRITTEGDLMIASQRFREQKRNQRDCLDRLQEIVEKACHRRKVRRPTRTPRRAHERRLSDKKKKSERKQSRRRPGYDD; from the coding sequence ATGTCCAGTCCGCCGACCGAGCTCATCGTCAACCGACGCATCCGGATTCCGCTCAGCGAGTTTGAGTTCATTTACTCGCGGAGTTCCGGTCCCGGCGGTCAGAACGTCAACAAGCTCAACACCCGCGTGCAGCTGCGATGGCGGGTCACCGAAACCGCGTCGCTTCCTGAAGAAGTGCGGGCCCGGCTGATCGAGCAGAACAGCAATCGGATCACCACCGAAGGCGATCTGATGATCGCTAGTCAGCGGTTTCGCGAGCAGAAGCGAAACCAGCGGGACTGCCTGGACCGCCTGCAGGAAATTGTCGAGAAGGCGTGTCATCGCAGGAAGGTCCGGCGGCCAACCCGAACGCCACGCCGTGCTCACGAACGTCGCCTGTCGGACAAGAAGAAGAAGTCCGAGCGGAAGCAGTCGCGGCGTCGGCCCGGCTACGACGACTGA
- a CDS encoding ligase-associated DNA damage response DEXH box helicase, with protein sequence MWNAYLDGQSGLLHSSTGTGKTLAAWMGPLIESLAESRRKPGRSSRRAATEPLRVLWITPLRALAADTANALQRPLDDLEIDWTLETRTGDTSSSVRARQRRRLPTALITTPESLSLLLTRADAREQFASLRTVIVDEWHELLSTKRGVQTELALARLRRWSPPLRVWGLSATLGNLDEALRTLQGSRVIEGDDSANKVIAAPTSKRFRVDTLIPATIERFPWAGHMGLRQLESVASELDSCRSALVFTNTRFQAEQWYQALLQARPHWAGEIALHHGSLDQQTRGWVEDGLRQGTVRCVVCTSSLDLGVDFSPVERVLQVGSPKGVARLLQRAGRSGHQPGAVSRVSCVPTHAFELIEFAAARDAIEAGKIERRRPVENPIDVLVQHAATIALGSGFDADDLLDEVRTTHSFRSLHEDDWEWVLDFVTRGGEALRAYPDYHRVQFDGEKYRLLDKRLARQHRMSIGTIVADAALTVRYLKGPRLGTVEESFISRLQPGDHFTFAGRSLELVKVHDMEVLVRRSKRVGGRIPRWMGGRMPLSTELARAVRGKLEEALHGEFRGPEMQAVRPLLELQTRWSRLPAADELLIERITTREGHHLFIYPFAGRLVHEGLAPLLAWRMSRLAPITFAMSVNDYGLELLSSQPAPFEQALDCGLLSTDSLADDIAASLNAAEMGKRQFREIARIAGLVFEGYPGSRKSTRQLQASTGLLYDVFSNYDPGNLLLRQARVEVLERQLEHRRIHATLDRLQQSRLVLSEPSRPTPLAFPLLVDRLRERLSSEKLADRVKRLQQSLEKAAGR encoded by the coding sequence ATGTGGAACGCGTATCTGGATGGTCAGTCCGGTCTGCTTCATTCCTCGACGGGGACGGGCAAGACGCTCGCGGCGTGGATGGGGCCGCTGATTGAGTCCCTGGCGGAGTCGCGACGCAAACCGGGGCGGAGCAGCCGTCGCGCGGCTACCGAACCACTCCGCGTGCTCTGGATCACTCCGCTGCGAGCGCTCGCCGCCGATACTGCGAATGCCCTGCAGCGACCGCTCGATGATCTGGAGATCGACTGGACACTCGAAACGCGAACGGGTGACACGTCGTCGAGTGTGCGAGCGCGTCAGCGAAGGCGGCTTCCCACGGCGCTCATTACGACGCCCGAATCTCTCTCCCTGTTGCTGACCCGTGCCGATGCCCGTGAGCAGTTCGCGTCGCTGAGGACCGTCATCGTCGACGAGTGGCACGAACTCCTGTCGACCAAGCGGGGCGTGCAGACCGAGCTGGCACTCGCGCGACTCCGCCGATGGTCCCCTCCCCTGCGAGTCTGGGGATTGTCAGCCACGCTGGGCAATCTGGACGAGGCTTTGCGAACTCTGCAGGGCAGCCGGGTGATCGAAGGGGACGACTCCGCGAACAAGGTCATCGCGGCCCCGACGAGCAAGCGATTCCGCGTCGACACGTTGATCCCGGCGACAATCGAGCGGTTCCCCTGGGCGGGGCACATGGGACTGCGGCAACTGGAAAGTGTCGCCAGTGAACTCGATTCCTGTCGATCGGCCCTTGTCTTTACCAACACACGGTTCCAGGCGGAACAATGGTATCAGGCGCTGCTGCAGGCCCGGCCGCACTGGGCCGGCGAGATCGCGTTGCATCACGGCTCGCTCGATCAACAGACCCGCGGCTGGGTCGAGGACGGCCTGCGTCAGGGAACTGTCCGTTGCGTCGTCTGTACCTCGAGTCTCGATCTGGGCGTCGACTTCAGCCCGGTCGAGCGCGTGCTGCAGGTGGGAAGTCCGAAGGGCGTCGCCCGTCTGCTGCAACGGGCCGGGCGAAGCGGCCATCAACCTGGTGCAGTCAGTCGTGTTTCCTGCGTCCCGACGCACGCCTTCGAGCTGATCGAGTTTGCTGCGGCCCGGGATGCGATCGAAGCCGGGAAGATCGAACGCCGGCGACCCGTCGAGAATCCGATCGATGTGCTGGTTCAGCATGCCGCGACGATCGCTCTGGGAAGCGGATTCGACGCCGACGACCTGCTCGACGAAGTCCGGACGACCCACAGCTTTCGCTCGCTGCACGAAGACGACTGGGAGTGGGTCCTCGACTTCGTCACACGGGGAGGAGAAGCTCTCCGGGCCTACCCCGACTATCACCGCGTGCAGTTCGATGGAGAGAAGTACCGACTGCTCGACAAACGACTGGCGCGGCAGCATCGCATGTCGATCGGAACGATCGTCGCTGATGCCGCGTTGACGGTCCGCTATCTCAAGGGGCCGCGGCTGGGGACGGTCGAAGAATCGTTTATCTCACGACTGCAGCCGGGGGATCACTTCACCTTCGCCGGTCGCAGTCTCGAACTGGTGAAAGTGCACGACATGGAGGTGCTCGTACGTCGGTCGAAACGGGTCGGAGGGCGGATTCCCCGCTGGATGGGGGGCCGCATGCCCCTTTCCACCGAACTGGCCCGTGCCGTCCGGGGAAAGCTCGAAGAGGCGCTGCACGGCGAGTTTCGCGGACCGGAAATGCAGGCGGTCCGGCCGCTCCTCGAACTGCAGACGCGGTGGTCCCGCCTGCCGGCGGCAGATGAGCTGCTGATCGAGCGAATCACCACCCGCGAGGGACATCACCTGTTCATCTATCCGTTCGCGGGACGCCTGGTGCACGAAGGGCTCGCTCCCCTGCTGGCCTGGCGAATGTCGCGGCTGGCTCCCATCACGTTCGCGATGTCCGTCAACGACTACGGACTCGAACTGCTGTCGTCTCAACCCGCGCCGTTCGAACAAGCGCTGGATTGCGGGCTGCTCAGCACAGATTCGCTCGCCGACGACATTGCCGCGAGCCTGAATGCGGCCGAAATGGGAAAACGACAGTTTCGCGAGATTGCCCGGATTGCCGGCCTTGTCTTCGAGGGCTATCCGGGATCGCGGAAGTCGACGCGACAGCTGCAGGCGTCGACGGGACTGCTCTACGACGTGTTTTCGAACTACGACCCCGGCAATCTGCTGCTGCGGCAGGCGCGTGTCGAAGTCCTCGAGCGCCAGCTGGAGCATCGCCGGATTCACGCGACGCTCGATCGACTTCAGCAGAGTCGACTCGTGCTGAGCGAACCGTCCCGGCCCACGCCGCTGGCGTTCCCTCTGCTGGTGGACCGACTGCGGGAGCGGCTCAGTTCCGAAAAGCTGGCCGATCGCGTGAAGAGGCTTCAGCAGTCGCTGGAGAAGGCGGCCGGCAGGTGA
- a CDS encoding response regulator — protein sequence MQRETVGRPMEVLLVEDSLMAARLTIGALKQGKIEHRMTWLTSGEEAQQFLCRQGKFVRAPQPDLVLLDLMLPGISGQELLSEIRQDDELKDIPVVIMTGTAEENVEESCRNLRVQGFLTKPINLDEFLDLVAQLKDYWKADMILPTARA from the coding sequence ATGCAGCGGGAAACCGTTGGGCGCCCCATGGAAGTGCTGCTGGTCGAAGACAGCCTGATGGCGGCGCGACTGACGATTGGTGCCCTCAAGCAGGGCAAGATCGAACACCGCATGACCTGGCTGACCAGCGGTGAAGAAGCGCAGCAGTTTCTCTGTCGCCAGGGCAAGTTTGTCCGCGCGCCGCAGCCGGATCTGGTCCTGCTCGACCTGATGCTTCCCGGGATCAGCGGGCAGGAACTGCTGTCCGAGATCCGCCAGGATGACGAACTCAAGGACATTCCGGTCGTCATCATGACCGGGACGGCCGAGGAAAACGTCGAAGAGTCCTGCCGCAATCTTCGCGTGCAGGGCTTCCTCACCAAGCCGATCAATCTCGACGAGTTTCTGGATCTGGTCGCCCAGCTGAAGGACTACTGGAAGGCCGACATGATCCTGCCAACCGCGCGGGCGTAG
- a CDS encoding fasciclin domain-containing protein yields MKRFALSAVALFALFALSNRPAQAAEKSDIVDTAVAAGSFNTLATALKSAGLVHALKGEGPFTVFAPTDEAFGKLPEGTVENLLKPENRDQLTAILTYHVVPGKVMAEQVVGLNGAISLNGQRVDIKVADDKVQVDGAQVVKTDIACSNGVIHVIDSVILPASDNIPTTAANASQFKTLLTAVKAAGLAEVLSGEGPFTVFAPTDDAFARLPEGTVESLLEPQNRDQLTAILKYHVVSGRVYSEQALEAGKAKTLQGRPIRIRVVDGKAKVNKAGIVATDVDASNGVIHVIDTVLLPPKGKKSAEVAPPAAAPVAAAPVHASKSRTSSCSGNAARPYQSTASRRVVRYHYSR; encoded by the coding sequence ATGAAACGTTTCGCTCTATCCGCAGTTGCACTGTTCGCACTGTTCGCTTTGTCGAATCGTCCTGCGCAGGCAGCCGAGAAGTCCGACATCGTCGACACGGCCGTTGCGGCTGGCTCGTTCAACACGCTTGCGACCGCGCTGAAGTCCGCCGGCCTGGTGCACGCTCTCAAGGGAGAGGGGCCATTCACCGTCTTCGCTCCGACAGATGAAGCATTCGGCAAGTTGCCGGAAGGAACCGTCGAGAACCTGCTGAAGCCCGAGAACCGCGACCAGTTAACCGCAATCCTCACCTACCACGTCGTCCCCGGGAAGGTTATGGCTGAACAGGTTGTCGGCCTGAACGGGGCGATCTCGCTGAACGGTCAGCGAGTCGACATCAAAGTCGCTGACGACAAGGTGCAGGTGGATGGAGCTCAGGTCGTGAAGACAGACATTGCCTGCAGCAACGGCGTCATTCACGTCATCGACAGTGTGATCCTGCCGGCAAGCGACAACATTCCGACAACCGCGGCCAATGCGAGTCAGTTCAAAACGCTGCTGACCGCTGTCAAAGCGGCCGGTCTGGCAGAAGTTCTGTCCGGCGAGGGACCGTTTACCGTCTTCGCTCCGACCGATGACGCGTTCGCCAGGCTGCCGGAAGGAACCGTCGAGAGTCTGCTCGAACCGCAGAATCGCGACCAGCTCACCGCCATCCTGAAATATCACGTTGTCTCCGGCCGCGTGTATTCCGAGCAGGCACTTGAAGCCGGCAAGGCAAAGACGCTGCAGGGACGTCCGATCCGCATTCGCGTTGTCGACGGCAAGGCGAAGGTGAACAAGGCGGGGATCGTTGCGACCGACGTTGATGCCTCAAACGGCGTGATCCACGTCATCGATACCGTGCTGCTGCCGCCCAAGGGCAAGAAGTCGGCCGAGGTGGCGCCGCCCGCCGCCGCTCCCGTCGCAGCTGCTCCCGTTCACGCGTCGAAGAGTCGCACTTCGAGTTGCAGTGGGAATGCTGCCCGTCCCTACCAGTCTACGGCTTCCCGTCGCGTGGTCCGCTACCACTACTCACGGTGA
- a CDS encoding lactate racemase domain-containing protein: MTDPSFVGPRMVPVRQQFDRTRVENVADEVERQLQRLRLEETIRPGETVAVTVGSRGIAGIATITRAIVEHLKSISAAPFLVPAMGSHGGGTVEGQLGVLREYGVTEESMGVPIRASMETVIVDRTAQGIPVHFDRHASEADHVLVANRIKPHTGFVGEIESGLHKMMLIGLGKQAGAVTYHRAIKDHTFPEIISAVADVVLKRCSVVAGLAIVENAYDETALIEAVAPAEFLDREKELLLQARRWLPRLPVAEVDLLIIDRIGKDISGTGMDTNVVGRKRKDDAATPQDDVSCKRIFARGLSAGSHGNATGIGLAEFTTRCVVGQIDEHSTRVNCITSGHPRAGMIPLVFDSDREVIDAALQTIGMVEPHEARVIQITDTLHLAELLISEPCVEEAKRSDGLEILGEASPMQFDEQGNLPDVASLFEQQKRG, encoded by the coding sequence ATGACAGATCCCAGCTTTGTCGGACCGCGGATGGTCCCCGTCCGTCAGCAGTTCGACCGGACACGCGTCGAGAATGTCGCCGACGAAGTCGAGCGGCAACTGCAACGGTTGCGGTTGGAAGAGACGATTCGTCCCGGAGAGACTGTCGCGGTCACTGTCGGCAGTCGTGGCATCGCCGGAATCGCGACCATCACGCGGGCGATCGTCGAGCACCTCAAGTCGATCTCCGCAGCGCCGTTTCTTGTGCCCGCGATGGGGAGTCACGGCGGGGGAACGGTCGAGGGGCAACTGGGCGTGCTGCGGGAGTACGGCGTCACCGAAGAGTCGATGGGTGTGCCGATTCGGGCGTCGATGGAAACGGTCATCGTCGATCGGACCGCGCAGGGGATCCCGGTCCATTTCGATCGTCATGCCAGCGAAGCGGATCACGTCCTCGTCGCCAACCGCATCAAGCCGCATACCGGATTCGTTGGCGAAATCGAGTCCGGACTGCACAAGATGATGCTGATCGGCCTGGGAAAGCAGGCGGGGGCAGTCACCTATCACCGCGCCATCAAGGACCACACCTTTCCCGAGATCATCTCGGCTGTCGCCGACGTCGTGCTCAAACGATGTTCCGTCGTTGCCGGGCTGGCCATTGTCGAAAACGCTTACGACGAGACGGCACTCATCGAGGCGGTGGCACCGGCCGAATTCCTGGACCGTGAGAAAGAGCTGCTGCTGCAGGCGCGCCGCTGGCTTCCGCGACTGCCAGTGGCAGAGGTCGACCTGCTCATCATCGACCGCATCGGGAAGGACATCAGCGGCACCGGCATGGATACGAATGTCGTGGGACGCAAGAGAAAGGACGATGCGGCGACGCCGCAGGACGACGTCAGCTGCAAACGCATCTTCGCGCGGGGGCTCTCAGCGGGGTCGCACGGAAACGCGACCGGCATCGGTCTGGCCGAGTTTACGACCCGCTGCGTCGTCGGCCAGATTGACGAACACTCCACCCGGGTCAACTGCATCACCAGCGGCCATCCGAGAGCGGGAATGATTCCGCTGGTCTTCGATTCCGATCGTGAAGTGATCGATGCGGCCCTGCAGACAATCGGGATGGTCGAGCCGCACGAGGCACGGGTGATTCAGATCACGGACACTCTGCATCTGGCAGAGCTGCTGATCAGTGAACCCTGCGTGGAAGAAGCGAAGCGTTCAGACGGGCTCGAGATTCTCGGAGAAGCGTCCCCGATGCAGTTCGACGAGCAGGGCAACCTGCCCGACGTCGCATCGCTGTTCGAACAGCAGAAACGGGGCTGA
- a CDS encoding PP2C family protein-serine/threonine phosphatase, whose product MSSPRIDNPVEDDPATADFDRRMQCMEVWGGHHAVCESVAMTGLDVWVHSSPSSLRTASGGEDVYFLSSCASGRISRTLLADVSGHGSSVPHLAEELRQQMRRNINLVNQERLVTAVNQQFARTAGQQGFASGLFTTYFLPTRTLSVCAAGHPVPLIYRRSLRSWRFLENPDSEERGGRSVPLGVDENARYDVSTTRVEQDDLVFCMTDALTSSLTASGGPVGTGGLRALLQSFGELPPQEIFPAVLETLEHWHSENVDREGITAMLLRINNRKIPLKDNLLAPLRLFGGLAGLWPDRRPSDGPP is encoded by the coding sequence ATGTCGTCCCCCCGAATAGACAACCCTGTCGAAGACGACCCGGCTACTGCCGACTTCGATCGGCGTATGCAGTGCATGGAAGTCTGGGGAGGACACCACGCGGTCTGCGAATCCGTCGCGATGACGGGTCTGGACGTCTGGGTGCACAGCAGTCCGTCGTCTCTGCGCACCGCGAGTGGAGGCGAGGATGTCTACTTTCTTTCCTCCTGTGCCTCGGGGCGGATCTCGAGGACTCTGCTTGCCGACGTTTCAGGACACGGCTCCAGCGTGCCGCATCTGGCCGAGGAGCTGCGGCAGCAGATGCGAAGGAACATCAATCTGGTCAACCAGGAACGTCTGGTGACGGCGGTCAATCAGCAGTTCGCCCGGACGGCAGGTCAACAAGGTTTCGCGAGCGGGCTGTTCACCACCTACTTTCTTCCCACTCGCACGCTGTCGGTCTGTGCCGCCGGTCATCCCGTACCGCTCATCTATCGCCGGTCGCTCCGAAGCTGGCGATTCCTCGAGAACCCCGATTCCGAAGAGCGTGGAGGGCGGAGTGTTCCCCTCGGAGTGGACGAGAACGCCCGGTACGACGTCTCGACGACCCGTGTCGAGCAGGATGACCTCGTCTTCTGCATGACCGACGCCCTGACCAGCTCGCTGACCGCCAGCGGCGGGCCGGTGGGAACTGGCGGATTGCGTGCGTTGCTGCAGTCGTTCGGGGAACTGCCTCCCCAGGAGATCTTCCCTGCCGTCTTGGAGACGCTCGAACACTGGCACAGCGAGAACGTGGACAGGGAGGGAATCACCGCGATGCTGCTGCGGATCAACAACCGCAAGATCCCGCTGAAAGACAATCTGCTCGCGCCGCTGCGACTGTTCGGGGGGCTCGCGGGATTGTGGCCGGATCGCAGACCATCGGACGGGCCACCCTGA